In Argopecten irradians isolate NY chromosome 11, Ai_NY, whole genome shotgun sequence, one DNA window encodes the following:
- the LOC138335640 gene encoding periaxin-like, whose protein sequence is MSVLTKLLASEVKDVGVDQVTASEVKDVVTASEVKDVGVNQVTASEVKDVGVNQVMAIEVKDVGVDQDTASEVKDVGVNQVMASEVKDVGVDQVTASEVKDVGVDQVNVTASEVKDVGVDQVTASEVKDVGVDQVTASEVKYVGVDQVIIMASEVKDVGVNQVTASEVKDVGVDQVTASEVKDVGVDQVNVTASEVKDVGVDQVTASEVKDVGVDQVTASEVKYVGVDQVTASEVKDVGVDQVNVTASEVKDVGVDQVMASEVKDVGVDQVNVTASEVKDVGVDQVTASEVKDVGVDQVMASEVKYVGVDQVTASEVKDVGVDQVTASEVKYVGVDQVTASEVKDVGVDQVTASEVKYVGVDQVMASEVKYVGVNQVTASEVKDVGVDQVTASEVKDVGVDQVTASEVKDVGVDQVNVTASEVKDVGVDQVNVTASEVKDVGVDQVTASEVKDVGVDQVTASEVKDVGVDQVTASEVKDVGVNQVTASEVKDVGVDQVNVTASEVKDVGVNQVTAIEVKDVGVDQDTASEVKYVGVDRVNVTASEVKDVGVNQVTASEVKDVGVDQVIRLVEVKDVGVDQVTASEVKYVGVDQVYG, encoded by the exons ATGTCGGTGTTGACCAAGTTACTGGCTAGTGAAGTGAAAGATGTTGGTGTTGATCAAGTTACGGCTAGTGAAGTGAAAGATGTTG TTACGGCTAGTGAAGTGAAAGATGTCGGTGTTAACCAAGTTACAGCTAGTGAAGTGAAAGATGTCGGTGTTAACCAAGTTATGGCTATTGAAGTGAAAGATGTCGGTGTTGACCAGGATACGGCTAGTGAAGTGAAAGATGTCGGTGTTAACCAAGTTATGGCTAGTGAAGTGAAAGATGTCGGTGTTGACCAAGTTACGGCTAGTGAAGTGAAAGATGTCGGTGTTGACCAAGTTAACGTTACGGCTAGTGAAGTGAAAGATGTCGGTGTTGACCAAGTTACGGCTAGTGAAGTGAAAGATGTCGGTGTTGACCAAGTTACGGCTAGTGAAGTGAAATATGTCGGTGTTGACCAAGTTATAATTATGGCTAGTGAAGTGAAAGATGTCGGTGTTAACCAAGTTACGGCTAGTGAAGTGAAAGATGTCGGTGTTGACCAAGTTACGGCTAGTGAAGTGAAAGATGTCGGTGTTGACCAAGTTAACGTTACGGCTAGTGAAGTGAAAGATGTCGGTGTTGACCAAGTTACGGCTAGTGAAGTGAAAGATGTCGGTGTTGACCAAGTTACGGCTAGTGAAGTGAAATATGTCGGTGTTGACCAAGTTACGGCTAGTGAAGTGAAAGATGTCGGTGTTGACCAAGTTAACGTTACGGCTAGTGAAGTGAAAGATGTCGGTGTTGACCAAGTTATGGCTAGTGAAGTGAAAGATGTCGGTGTTGACCAAGTTAACGTTACGGCTAGTGAAGTGAAAGATGTCGGTGTTGACCAAGTTACTGCTAGTGAAGTGAAAGATGTCGGTGTTGACCAAGTTATGGCTAGTGAAGTGAAATATGTCGGTGTTGACCAAGTTACGGCTAGTGAAGTGAAAGATGTCGGTGTTGACCAAGTTACGGCTAGTGAAGTGAAATATGTCGGTGTTGACCAAGTTACGGCTAGTGAAGTGAAAGATGTCGGTGTTGACCAAGTTACGGCTAGTGAAGTGAAATATGTCGGTGTTGACCAAGTTATGGCTAGTGAAGTGAAATATGTCGGTGTTAACCAAGTTACGGCTAGTGAAGTGAAAGATGTCGGTGTTGACCAAGTTACGGCTAGTGAAGTGAAAGATGTCGGTGTTGACCAAGTTACGGCTAGTGAAGTGAAAGATGTCGGTGTTGACCAAGTTAACGTTACGGCTAGTGAAGTGAAAGATGTCGGTGTTGACCAAGTTAACGTTACGGCTAGTGAAGTGAAAGATGTCGGTGTTGACCAAGTTACGGCTAGTGAAGTGAAAGATGTCGGTGTTGACCAAGTTACGGCTAGTGAAGTGAAAGATGTCGGTGTTGACCAAGTTACGGCTAGTGAAGTGAAAGATGTCGGTGTTAACCAAGTTACGGCTAGTGAAGTGAAAGATGTCGGTGTTGACCAAGTTAACGTTACGGCTAGTGAAGTGAAAGATGTCGGTGTTAACCAAGTTACGGCTATTGAAGTGAAAGATGTCGGTGTTGACCAGGATACGGCTAGTGAAGTGAAATATGTCGGTGTTGACCGAGTTAACGTTACAGCTAGTGAAGTGAAAGATGTTGGTGTTAACCAAGTTACGGCTAGTGAAGTGAAAGATGTCGGTGTTGACCAAGTTATACGGCTAGTTGAAGTGAAAGATGTCGGTGTTGACCAAGTTACGGCTAGTGAAGTGAAATATGTCGGTGTTGACCAAGTTTACGGCTAG